The Arachis ipaensis cultivar K30076 chromosome B07, Araip1.1, whole genome shotgun sequence genome includes a window with the following:
- the LOC107606042 gene encoding two-component response regulator ORR9 (The sequence of the model RefSeq protein was modified relative to this genomic sequence to represent the inferred CDS: added 32 bases not found in genome assembly), whose translation MELVDTTKIQQQQQHFHVLAVDDSVIDRKLLERLLRDSSCKVTCVDSGDKALKYLGLVDDDDEHQNNNNNNNNNSSSSSTSSESSSFSNSSPSPSPQPLQQEGMKVNLIMTDYCMPGMSGYDLLKRVKGSSWKDVPVVIMSSENVPSRITMCLEGGAEEFLLKPLQSEDLKKLQPYFLKPLDNNSSEEGESANSSIDSDNENNLISNNNNNNN comes from the exons atggagctTGTTGATACTACAAagattcaacaacaacaacaacattttCATGTCTTGGCAGTTGATGATAGTGTCATTGATAGAAAACTCTTGGAGAGGCTCCTTAGAGATTCTTCATGCAAAG ttACATGTGTGGACTCTGGTGACAAAGCTTTGAAATATCTTGGGCTTGTTGACGATGATGATGAacatcaaaataataataacaataataataataatagttctTCTTCATCAACCTCTTCAGAATCTTCTTCATTTTctaattcttctccttctccttctcctcaaCCATTACAACAAGAG GGAATGAAAGTGAATTTGATCATGACGGATTATTGCATGCCTGGGATGAGTGGCTATGATTTACTTAAACGAGTCAAG GGATCTTCTTGGAAAGATGTTCCAGTTGTGATTATGTCATCAGAAAATGTACCTTCCAGAATCACCAT GTGCTTGGAAGGAGGGGCAGAAGAGTTTCTATTGAAACCTCTTCAGTCAGAAGATTTAAAGAAGCTTCAACCCTATTTTCTGAAACCACTTGATAATAATTCAAGTGAAGAAGGAGAATCTGCTAATAGTTCTATAGATTCAGACAATGAAAATAAT
- the LOC107606041 gene encoding solanesyl-diphosphate synthase 1, mitochondrial isoform X1 — MSFYRGLSKISRNLRGSSSGIFNVRSFVFTKGLPALHCSRYQIHQKSHFISEDKFDPFSMVADELSLVANNLRAMVVAEVPNLSLSAEYFFRVGVEGKRFRPTVLLLMSTALKLSTPKPPHHFDQGGSVASDLRTRQQCIAQITEMIHVASLLHDDILDDADTRRGIGSLNIVMGNKLAVLAGDFLLSRAVVALASLQNTEVVSLVARAIDDLVTGEIMQMSTTADQRYSMEYYMQKTYYKTASLISNSCKAVAVLAGQTAEIAMLAFDYGKNLGLAFQLIDDVLDFTGTSASLGKGFLSDIRHGIVTAPILFAMEEFPQLRAVVDKGFDNPDNVDIALEYLGKSRGIQRTKDLAVMHTNLAVAAIDSLPDSDDEEVKKSRRALVNLTQRVIVSH, encoded by the exons ATGTCGTTTTATCGCGGATTGTCTAAGATTTCAAGAAATCTCAGAGGCAGCAGCAGCGGCATCTTCAAC GTCAGAAGTTTTGTTTTTACAAAGGGTTTGCCAGCATTGCATTGTAGTAGATATCAAATCCATCAAAAAAGTCACTTCATTTCTGAG GATAAATTTGATCCATTTTCCATGGTTGCTGATGAACTATCACTTGTTGCTAACAACTTGCGAGCAATGGTAGTTGCTGAG GTTCCTAATCTTTCCTTAAGTGCTGAATACTTCTTCAGAGTGGGGGTTGAAGGAAAAAGATTTCGTCCAACT GTTTTATTGTTAATGTCAACAGCATTAAAACTATCAACACCCAAACCACCTCATCATTTTGACCAAGGAGGCAGTGTTGCGTCAGATCTACGCACAAGACAGCAATGCATCGCTCAAATAACTGAGATGATCCAT GTGGCTAGTCTTCTTCATGATGATATTCTGGATGATGCAGACACGAGACGTGGTATTGGTTCATTAAATATTGTAATGGGCAATAAG TTGGCAGTGTTGGCGGGGGATTTTTTGCTCTCTAGGGCTGTTGTTGCTTTGGCTTCTTTGCAGAACACAGAG GTTGTATCTTTGGTGGCAAGAGCTATAGATGATCTTGTAACAGGAGAGATCATGCAAATGAGTACGACAGCAGATCAGCGGTATAG tatggaatattatatgcAGAAGACATATTACAAGACTGCATCATTGATTTCAAATAGTTGCAAGGCAGTAGCCGTCCTAGCTGGCCAAACAGCAGAAATTGCAATGCTTGCTTTTGACTATGGAAAAAATCTG GGGTTGGCATTTCAGTTGATAGATGATGTGCTTGATTTCACAGGCACATCGGCTTCCCTTGGAAAGGGTTTTTTGTCAGACATTCGCCAT GGAATTGTAACTGCTCCAATATTGTTTGCAATGGAGGAGTTCCCTCAGCTGCGTGCAGTTGTTGATAAGGGCTTTGACAACCCTGACAATGTTGATATT GCTCTTGAGTACCTTGGAAAGAGCAGAGGTATACAAAGGACAAAAGACCTGGCTGTAATGCATACTAACCTTGCAGTAGCAGCAATTGATTCCTTACCAGACAGTGATGATGAGGAAGTAAAAAAATCAAGGAGAGCCCTTGTAAATCTTACTCAAAGAGTCATTGTTAGTCACTAG
- the LOC107606041 gene encoding solanesyl-diphosphate synthase 1, mitochondrial isoform X2, which produces MSFYRGLSKISRNLRGSSSGIFNVRSFVFTKGLPALHCSRYQIHQKSHFISEDKFDPFSMVADELSLVANNLRAMVVAEVPNLSLSAEYFFRVGVEGKRFRPTVLLLMSTALKLSTPKPPHHFDQGGSVASDLRTRQQCIAQITEMIHVASLLHDDILDDADTRRGIGSLNIVMGNKVVSLVARAIDDLVTGEIMQMSTTADQRYSMEYYMQKTYYKTASLISNSCKAVAVLAGQTAEIAMLAFDYGKNLGLAFQLIDDVLDFTGTSASLGKGFLSDIRHGIVTAPILFAMEEFPQLRAVVDKGFDNPDNVDIALEYLGKSRGIQRTKDLAVMHTNLAVAAIDSLPDSDDEEVKKSRRALVNLTQRVIVSH; this is translated from the exons ATGTCGTTTTATCGCGGATTGTCTAAGATTTCAAGAAATCTCAGAGGCAGCAGCAGCGGCATCTTCAAC GTCAGAAGTTTTGTTTTTACAAAGGGTTTGCCAGCATTGCATTGTAGTAGATATCAAATCCATCAAAAAAGTCACTTCATTTCTGAG GATAAATTTGATCCATTTTCCATGGTTGCTGATGAACTATCACTTGTTGCTAACAACTTGCGAGCAATGGTAGTTGCTGAG GTTCCTAATCTTTCCTTAAGTGCTGAATACTTCTTCAGAGTGGGGGTTGAAGGAAAAAGATTTCGTCCAACT GTTTTATTGTTAATGTCAACAGCATTAAAACTATCAACACCCAAACCACCTCATCATTTTGACCAAGGAGGCAGTGTTGCGTCAGATCTACGCACAAGACAGCAATGCATCGCTCAAATAACTGAGATGATCCAT GTGGCTAGTCTTCTTCATGATGATATTCTGGATGATGCAGACACGAGACGTGGTATTGGTTCATTAAATATTGTAATGGGCAATAAG GTTGTATCTTTGGTGGCAAGAGCTATAGATGATCTTGTAACAGGAGAGATCATGCAAATGAGTACGACAGCAGATCAGCGGTATAG tatggaatattatatgcAGAAGACATATTACAAGACTGCATCATTGATTTCAAATAGTTGCAAGGCAGTAGCCGTCCTAGCTGGCCAAACAGCAGAAATTGCAATGCTTGCTTTTGACTATGGAAAAAATCTG GGGTTGGCATTTCAGTTGATAGATGATGTGCTTGATTTCACAGGCACATCGGCTTCCCTTGGAAAGGGTTTTTTGTCAGACATTCGCCAT GGAATTGTAACTGCTCCAATATTGTTTGCAATGGAGGAGTTCCCTCAGCTGCGTGCAGTTGTTGATAAGGGCTTTGACAACCCTGACAATGTTGATATT GCTCTTGAGTACCTTGGAAAGAGCAGAGGTATACAAAGGACAAAAGACCTGGCTGTAATGCATACTAACCTTGCAGTAGCAGCAATTGATTCCTTACCAGACAGTGATGATGAGGAAGTAAAAAAATCAAGGAGAGCCCTTGTAAATCTTACTCAAAGAGTCATTGTTAGTCACTAG
- the LOC107607814 gene encoding uncharacterized protein LOC107607814 — translation MEMGFPREIEPCEKWEWGVIRLPHLRSPGILGTQISEADVTSNKIETRANKLGLTCSNKKTCIPAAVSDFRPASSSSSSVSTHSEALKLGLPSDSRSSDMADKENPQLSQDDLLAQIAELQAEVRRIAELSTQNNGENSKGSAQSPADPLNIVPPKEKLTLDNPFSEKITNYQMPKNFTLPTALEPYKGFGDPRAHVKKFQSMMFFNGPNNEPVLCRAFPTYLDGAVLLWFSKLSAGSISSFEDLARSFIDYFAASRIYVHGSDYLGTIKQGQHESLKDYMTRFADATMEIQDLDPAVHLHALKAGLRPGKFRETIAITKPKTLEEFRERAAGQIEIEELREAQKSDKQPHRRDEERTFRSPGNRDTKKPPKPASKYNTYTSIQSATGETPFKLVYGAEALILVEVSIPTFRTELYNQPNNQQARSAELDLVEEDRDISAIKQRARK, via the exons ATGGAAATGGGGTTCCCACGAGAAATAGAACCCTGTGAAAAATGGGAATGGGGAGTGATACGTCTCCCACATCTTCGGTCGCCCGGAATACTCGGCACGCAAATATCTGAGGCTGACGTCACATCAAACAAAATCGAAACAAGAGCAAATAAGCTCGGCCTCACCTGCTCAAATAAAAAGACAT GTATTCCCGCCGCGGTGTCTGACTTCCGGCCGGCGTCAAGCTCTTCCTCCTCGGTGTCAACTCACTCGGAAGCGCTTAAGCTCGGCCTCCCTAGT GATTCTCGATCCTCGGACATGGCTGACAAGGAAAATCCACAACTCTCACAGGACGACCTCCTGGCTCAAATCGCTGAGCTTCAGGCGGAGGTACGAAGAATAGCCGAGCTCTCAACACAGAACAATGGAGAGAACTCCAAGGGCTCGGCTCAAAGTCCGGCGGACCCTTTAAACATCGTCCCGCCAAAGGAAAAGCTCACCCTTGACAACCCTTTCTCCGAGAAGATCACAAACTACCAGATGCCGAAAAACTTTACGCTGCCCACCGCGCTAGAACCATACAAGGGGTTCGGCGACCCTCGGGCCCACGTGAAGAAGTTCCAATCAATGATGTTTTTCAACGGCCCTAACAATGAGCCCGTCCTCTGCCGAGCATTCCCCACGTACCTAGATGGTGCTGTGTTACTCTGGTTTTCTAAACTTTCTGCAGGTTCGATTTCCTCCTTTGAAGACCTCGCCAGATCATTCATTGATTATTTTGCTGCATCAAGAATCTACGTACATGGCTCGGACTATCTCGGCACCATCAAACAAGGTCAGCACGAGAGCCTGAAAGACTACATGACCAGATTCGCTGACGCCACTATGGAGATCCAAGACTTGGACCCGGCCGTTCACCTGCATGCTCTCAAGGCCGGCCTCAGGCCTGGCAAATTTCGGGAGACCATTGCCATAACAAAACCAAAGACGCTAGAGGAATTCCGAGAAAGGGCGGCTGGGCAAATAGAGATTGAAGAACTCCGAGAAGCCCAGAAATCAGACAAACAACCGCATCGGAGAGATGAGGAAAGAACTTTCAGATCGCCAGGCAACAGGGACACCAAGAAACCTCCTAAGCCCGCGTCAAAGTATAACACATACACCAGCATTCAATCTGCCACAGGGGAAACTCCCTTCAAATTGGTATATGGCGCAGAAGCACTCATTCTAGTAGAGGTCAGCATCCCAACGTTTAGGACCGAGCTCTATAATCAACCAAACAATCAACAAGCTCGGTCAGCGGAACTGGACCTCGTAGAAGAAGACAGAGACATCTCCGCCATAAAGCAGCGAGCCAGAAAATGA